The sequence TTGAATCAAATTTGGGAAAGTGGTAGACTGTTTCATAGGGACGCTCCTTTTTAAATTGTTTGTGTCGTAACAACAATTTTACTAAAAGGGCGTCCTTTTTTGTAGTTTTTTAATGGATTTAATTGGTTAATCAACACTCTTGACCCTTCAACTTGATTTCATGTTATCGCTGTTAAGCGACTAAACAAAATAAGGAGACATGTCATCAGTAAAGAGTTATCTCTATTATTCTATTAAACTCTACAACAATTGACTAAAGTGATTAGGTTAATTGGGGACGGATCCCATTCTACTTTTTTTATGAATAGGTACCTAAGGAGATTTCACAAAAACTTGATGAATAATTAATAGGTACCCTATTAATAAAGGCAGGAGGTCAATCCTGTTTTTGCCATCTTTATTTACCACTGTCGGACGGGAACTTGGAAATATTGGTGCCTGTCCCTCATCGTGTTATTGTATTAACGTACCGGGGGACAGGCACCATTTTTCAGACAGCATTCATGTCTTTTGCTTCATAAAGAAACGATGTTTAAACTCTTCTATTCCATATTTATGAAAAAAGTAGAGTCGGATCCGTCCCCGGTTAACCCTATGTTTTCAAGTAAGTTGATTGAGGTTATCGAGTATGCCAATGATATAGTAAAATCAGCAAATCAGAAGAGACCAATATTTATTAGCTTTGAAAGTGAGGCAAAATTCAGGTCAGGAATTTTCACAATGTATCCTGTGGAACTAGATGTTGTACTTAGTGCGCTAGATGACTTGAAAAGTCATCCAAGGATAGAGATTAAGGATATGAATAGTGGAGGTAGCCTGGAAACAAGATTAGAATTCTTCCACAACAATGAGCTTATTATGGAAGGGATAATAAGCCAATTTAGATAGATTATAACTAATCCTACTAACCCAAAAGATAAAGATCCTAGATTGGGTTTAGGAGATCGTTTTACATTGGATGAATTCCCTAAGGAAGGAAATTCCACTGTTGTTAGGGTAATGAAGATGACTACAATAACAAGCCAATTAAACGGTAAACCTGATACTATTCAATATTATCTTGAACCTTATTTAGGTTAAGAAGATTTTGTTTTTTAGAAATGGTTTGAGAAAAAGTATGATACTGTGTCAAATATGTGTAAAATAAAGATAAATAATATGAATGAAAAATTTAACAAGAGAGGAGGAAATACTTTAATGAAGAGTAAGAGAGAGATAATGGATATAATCAACAAGTTAGATGATCATATAGCAGATGATTTTGAAGCTCAAGACTTGGACTTCAAACAATAGAATGATAGAAGTAGAGAAGATAATATAAAAACAATGATTAGTTATGCTGTTTGTATGGCGAACGGTGGTGGGGGTAGTGTTGTTTTTGGTATAGCTGACAAAGTGCAGGGGATAGATAATGCTCTAATAGGAATACCATTTGATATAGATATACCTGCCCTGCAAAAAAGGATTTATGAAAAGACTGACCCTCATTTAACTCCTTCATTCGATGACATCTATCTAAAAGATGGTTCTGTAAGGCTTTTAATAATGAATGTTTTCCCAGGAATGCCCCCTTATACAACAACAGACGGTGCTGCAACAATAAGACAGGGAAAAGATTGTTTGCCTTTCACAGGAACATTAAGAAGACAAATGATTGATTCATCAGGACAGGTTGATTTTACATCTGAGGTAATTTACGAAGATTGGAATAATTTGTTTTCCCACTCCGCTATGGAACGAATACGTGAATTCATGTCACGTGAGAGAGCGGATGATAGTTTGTTATCACTTTCTGATGAAGACCTTTTAAAATCTATCGGTGGTATTAAGAATGGATATTTTACAAAGGGGTCTCTATTATTAGTTGGTAAGCCAGATGCTATTGAAAGGCTAATTCCACAACATAAGTGGTCATATAGAAAAATGCTAAGTGATATAGATTATTCCCATAGGGATGATGGAACTCACGCTATTCCTGTTGCTTTATATGAATTAGAGAGATATATATCAGTGGATAACCCAATGGTTACAATAGAGTCAGGACTAGTTCATCCTGAGTTTAGTACTTACCCAACAATTGCACTTAGAGAAGCATTGTTAAATGCCTTTGGCCATCGAGATTACAGAATAAGTGGAACAATTATGTTAAAGCAATATAGGGATAAATTAGTACTAACCAACCCTGGCCAATTTATAGGAGGCATAACTCCAAATAATATATTACACCATCCGCCAGTAGCTAGAAACAACCATCTAATGGATCTACTGGATAGATTAAAATTAGTAAATAGGTCTAATTTAGGCGTATCTAGAATATTCCGCTCCCTACTAGTAGAAGGTAAAGAACCCCCCATTTATAGAGAAGTTGGCAGTAATATTGAATTGACCTTTATATCCTCTCCTCTAAATAAAGGGTTTAAGAACTTGGTAAAACAAATGGTTAATGAAGGCAATCAGATTGATGTAGATCATTTACTCATTTTGCAATATTTAATCAGACACGAACAAATTGATACTGTAATTGCAGCAGAGGTCTCTCAACGAAGTGTCGAACAAGCTAGAGAATTATTAAGTAAAATGTACAATGATTTTAATTTGTTAGAATCAGTTGGTCGTGGTAAAGGGAGGTACTATACTTTATCGAGAAAGGCATATGAATTGTTAAAAGAAAATATGAAGTATGAACGCCAACAAAGCTTAGATAAAGAGGCAGTTAAAATCAGAGTTTTATCTATTCTTAAAGAACGGACTTTAACTAATAAAGAAATAAGACAATTAACAGGAATGAATAGTAAACAAGTACAACGTCTAATTAAGGAACTAGAACCTGATGGAGTAGAGGTAAGTGGAAGAGGCGCTGGAACAAAGTATGTGTATAATCCTCCAAAATAAGGACAAAAATGGAGACAGAATAAGGACATATTGGTACCATTTCTCCCTATATTATAATAAAATTGAATAAAAATAAGGACATAATGCGGACGTTAATGATAAATATTTAAGTGCAGTTAAGAATAGGGACAAAAATAGAGACAAAATAAAACCAGGAGAGGGTTGACCTCTCCTTATTTATTTACCCTATCCAACGTTACATTGAACCGTATCACAAGTGATGGTAAAGCAGCAATTTGAACTTATTCTAGATAGTTCTTTACTTAACTCTTAGGTAAAAAAACAAAAGTGGCATAGAATTCTACTTCCAACGAAGTAAAACATAGATAAAAGAAATACAGGGGAGGAACGCAATACAAAAATAGATGTTCGTTTAGAAAATGGTACAGTTGAAATGACGCAGAAAGCAATTGCTAATATTTACCAAAAAGTGTTAATACGATAAACGAACATTTATGCAGAAGGGGAATTGCAGGAGTCGGCAACTATTCGGAAAAACCGAATAGTTCAAATTGAGGGTAAACGTGAGGTTTCATTTTACAATCTTGAAATGATTCTTGCAATCGGCTATCGTGTCCGTTCCTATAGAGGTACACAGTTCCGCCAATGGGCAACAGAACGGTTGAATGAATATCTGGTAAAAGGCTTTACAATGGATGATGATGACCGTTTGAAAGAATTGCGTAACTTCGGTCAAGATTATTTTGCTGAACTTCTTGAACGTATTCGAGATATACGGGCATCAGAGAGAAGATTTTATTTGAAGATTACTGATATCTACGCTACAACAGTGGATTATGATGCAAAAGTTGAAATTTCTAAGGAGTTTTTCGCAACGGTTCAAAATAAATTAATTGGGGACGGATCCCATTCTACTTTTTTCATGAATAGGTACATAAAGAGATTTCACAAAAACTTGATGAATAATTAATAGGTACCCTATTAATAAAGGAAGGAGGTCAATCCTGTTTTTGCCATCTTTATTTACCACTGTCGGACGGGAACTTGGAAATATTGGTGCCTGTCCCTCATCGTGTTATTGTATTAACGTACCGGGGGGCAAGCACCATTTTTCAGACAGCATTCATGTCTTTTGCTTCATAAAGAAACGATGTTTAAACGCTTATATTCCATATTTCTGCAAAAAGTAGAGTCGAATCCGTCCCCGGTTAACCATAGCTGCGTGGGTAACAGTCGCCCCAAGCACTTGATAGGATAGAGATGCTTCAAATTGTTTCGTGTAGCTTTTTCCAGATGCCACACACTCATATTTCCAGACGAAAGATATCTCACAATGCTTGCACATCATGCGAATGGCTGGAATGAAAAGGAAAACACGGTGTCCAAAGGCTGGAAGGTGACGTACTTTTCGTTGATAAGCATTTTCTTTGCGAATTACATCTAATCCCCGACATTGTGGACAAGGTTGAAGATAATCAATCGGTTAGACATGAATCAAAAAATCATCGTGTATGTTTTCAACATTGGAAATCGTTAGCTCTTTTAAGTTGAATAGAATACTGGTAAAATGAGAGTGCATCTGTAAACCTCGCTTGTTGTTTGGTCGTACTTTCAACTATAGAGGATACAGATGTTTTTTCTATTTTTTTCGTTAAGAACAGACTTTGGCGTTGAGCCAGAATTAATCCAATTAATTTCTGCGTAGAGAAGCACTATCCAGAAATTGACAAAGGATAACTGTGTCTCCCGGTGAGTGCTTTTTTTTGGGGGAAAAGGAAGGGAATGTAAAAACTTTATTTTTCTGAGTTGGATTAAGTGTTTTATTAAAGATAGAAGTTATTTGAGAAATCATCTAAAATGGTATCTGTAATTTTTATTATAATTAGAGGTGGATAAGCAGTTGGGAGAATTGTCATATCTTTATCATTATACAAGTATTGAAACTCTGGCTTTAATATTGAAAAATAAAACGATTCGTTTTAGTAGTCTATCAAGAGTTGACGATATTGAGGAACAGGGAACATCGGATTTTGGGGATCTTGGAAGGTTCTGTTTTGTTAGTTGTTGGACAAACGAAACAGAGGAATCAATTCCGTTGTGGAATCTCTATACACCTAATATGACTGGCGTAAGGATTAGATTGCCAATCAGTCCATTTAAAACCGTAGTGATTAATCCAGATGGAAAGCATATTAAGGAAAGTTTTGTAACGCATCCATCACTAACCAGTGAAAAACTTTCGGTTCACGGTTATTTACTAAATCCACCTTATTTAGCAAATCTTTTTCAAGTAAAATACACTGATGTGCGAGATAAATTAAATAGGAAAGTATTAACGGCGGAGAAACAAGAGACCGAACTAGAAAATGGCTCAAATAGAACAGGTTGGGGTAAAACTATCAATCTTGAAAATATTGGAATATATAAGAATATACAATGGGAGTTTCAAAAAGAGTATCGATATAGATTTATTATAGTTCCTTGGACAATGAATGATTTAGAATCAGCAAAATCATACGAAGATCAGGTCAGATTGATTGACCGTTTAGAAACAGAAGAGCTAAAGAAAGACTTTTTTGATCTTGATCTTAATGAACAGTCCATGAATGATTTGGAAATCCTAATTGGTCCAAGAGCTAATGATGCCCAAAGACAAATCGTAAAAAGTCTGGTCAATGATTTGAATCCAAATGCAGTAATAAAAGAAAGTAACCTTCGAATACGTTAAAAAAATTATGGACGAGGACTGAAAAAGTGAGCCCTCGTCCTATTTTTTCCTCTTAAATAACTCCGGTGAACCGTACCATAAGTAAATCAGTTTTTTGGAAGAGTGATCTAAGGAAAGGAGAGACAGGTGCCTTATCCCAATCATTCACAAAAAAACTAGACATAAAGTAAGGCATCTTTCTAAGTAAGAGGTTTAGATTTTAATTGTCTCTTGCCTTTTCATTTCCATCAACCCCACTAGAAAAAGCCTGTCGCTCTTTGACAGGCTTTTTTGCTTCTATATTAAGACCAAGAGAAATGTCCCCCTGGTATCAAAACTTCTTATCCATAGGGTAATCATGAACTGCGAACGATAGCAGCAATCATCGTTTTGACCAAATCGACGAAAAATATTAACCGCTCCAAAACAATTACAACAAGGGAACGGCCTTTTGCCCACCCGTGTTAAATCACCCTTCAATTTTATTTTTTTCAAATAAGAAACAAAAACATACCGGAAGAACTGTCCCCATGGTCCTTGGTCTTCAAGTTGAGTTGTTTGATTAGTTAGCCTCGAAATATGTAAAATATTCTTAGTAAATGGTTTTATTAAGAGTGGTAGGTAAATATTATGGGGAAATTTTGCAGAAAGAGATAAGTAAGAAAATTTGAAAATGAATAAAAAAACTGAATTGTCATAAGAGGAGTGATTTTTTTGGAGTTAAATGATGTTATTCATGGGCACAGATCCATACGAGAATATGAAGATAAGGAAGTAAGTCAAGAATTATTAGACCAAATACTAGATGCAGGTATTCGAGCCTCTTCTAGTGGGAATATGCAACCCTACTCGATCATTGTGACAAAAGATAAAGAGCTGAAGGGAAAATTATATACTGCCCATATGGATCAATCCATGGTTGTGGATGCACCTATTCTTTTAACATTTTGTGTGGATTTTAATCGAATGAGAAAATGGCTGACGCTTAATGATGCGCCTGTGCATTTTGATAATTTCATGAGCTTTATGATTGGTGCCATTGATGCGACTCTGGTAGCGCAAAATTGTGCTTTAGCAGCAGAAGACGCTGGGTTAGGAATTTGCTATATGGGCTCAACCCTTGCTAACTGTGATCAAATTGGTAAACTATTAAACTTACCACCAAATGTCGTACCCATTGTAGGGTATTCACTTGGATATCCAGCAGAAAACCCTGCTCCACGTGATCGGCTGCCAAAGCATGGACTTGTTCATTATGATCAGTATCAAGATTATTCTGATGAAGATATTATTGCTATTTATAAAGAGAGAGATGAGAAGGGTTGGAAACGTTATATGGATAACCCTGAGTTGAAGGAAATGACAGAACGATTGGGATTAAAGAACCTTGCCGAAATCTATACCATTGCCAAATATACGAAAGAATCCCATCACGAATTTTCGCAGACCGTGCTGAATTACTTAGAAAGCCAGAATTTCATGAAGAATGGTTGATTCGCTTTGCTAGTCTGAAAAATGAGTAATAGCTAGTTATGTTTCTCCGTAGTAAAGTATGTAATCAAATTTTGGTGCCTGTCCCCCCAGTTCGTGACCACATGGATGTGCCCGGGGACAGGAACCTGTTTAATGAAATGGTGGTTATCCATATTAAAAGGGTCTTTTAGATTGAATAGATATGTTACCGAAAAGCTCTTTTCGCATACTTTGTTGCTTTTGACACAAAGAAAAAACAGGCAGTGGGTTTTTCGACTGATTTCTTCTTTTTTATCTAGAAATGAAGAATTTTTCATTAGGATAAGACTTATCTTTCTGAAAGTGAGGAATAATAAATGATGGAATTATCCTTAAAGAACGGAAAACTCTATATAGTGAGAGAGTTTAAGGAAAATGATTTTGATAGTATCCATAATCTAAACGTCGAAGAGGAATGGTCAAATCTTGTTAAGAATAAGGAAGATACTAAGCAAGCATGGATACATTCAAATATAGCTTTTCTTGTTTTTGATAACAACAACCTTGTAGGATATTTAAGAGGATTTACTGATGAAAATGTGACAACATTTATTTGTGAACTGCTAGTCAATAAGCGCTATCGTGGGCAGGGAATAGGAAAAGAGCTTATAAAATTTGTTCACAATCTATATCCAAAAACGAGAATAGATTTACTTGCTACAAAATCATCAAGCTCTTTTTATGAAGAGAATCATTACAGAGCATTCTATGGTTACAGAAAAAGTATCGAAGAATATTAATACTTAACGTTAATTCAGCAATCAGGTATGATTCTTGAACTAACAGACAGTAGGTAGAGGTGAAGGTCACTATTCAAGCCTTTTAGAGTAGGAAAAAATATTAATGAATTTACCAAATGTAAGTAAGCGTTCGGTGTTGAATTAAGTAATCCAATAGAAAAGTGAGCAAGTAAAAAAGCATTAGTTAAAAATAACCAATGCTTTTTTTGCTTCTTAAATCACCACAGTGAACCGTACCAGAAGTAAATCAATTTTTTGGAAGAGTGGTCTATAAGACTGCTCTTATTATTTGCCGGAAAATAAGATAGTAGTCAAATCCATCACCTCACCATTCTGTTTAAAACAAGATTAACCCTTGACATAATACCTTATGGGGTATATAGTCTTTATAAGAACGTAAAAAAAGATTGTTTGGTTTAGCTTTTAGGAGGTGTCTTGATGGAATACAGTTCTCAAGTCAAAAATCGTATTAAGCGTGTTGAAGGGCAACTCCGGGGAGTCTTAAGAATGATGGAGCAAGAACAAGATTGTAAGGAAGTTATATCTCAGCTATCTGCAGCTAAAACGGCTCTTGATCGTTCTGTAGGACTGATTGTTAGCTTAAATCTTGTCGAATGTGTAAATGATGCACAAAAGTCTGGTAAAAACACGGAAGAACTTGTAAATGAAGCAGTAAACTTATTAGTAAAAAGTAGATAATTGTCGTATCGACAACTTTTTTTAGTATTTAATATACCCTTATAGGTATTTTGAGGAAGATGAATTTCAATATTATTTAGGAGGATTTATTAATGAACGCACATAAAGTACTTGATGCAAAAGGGTTAGCTTGTCCTATGCCAATCGTGAAAACAAGAAAGGCTATTAAAGAAATTGAAGCAGGCCAAATTTTAGAAGTTCAAGCTACGGATAAAGGTGCTAAAAGTGATTTAACAGCTTGGGCTAAATCAACTGGGCATGAACTATTGGATTTTAAAGAAGAAAATGATTTATTCTTATTTTGGATTAAAAAAGCATAAATTTTTTTAGGGAAATTAATACCCTATACAGTATAAAGAGGAGGAAATATAATGTCAGAGACAAAGACAACGAATATTATTCTTTTTAGTGGAGATTACGATAAAGCAATGGCTGCGTATATAATTGCAAATGGAGCTGCAGCATATGATCACGAAGTAACTATTTTTCACACTTTCTGGGGATTAAATGCTTTAAGGAAAGAAGCAATGGTTCCGGTTAAAAAAGGATTTATAGAGAAAATGTTTGGTAAAATGATGCCTCGTGGTGCAGATAACTTAGGTCTTTCAACAATGAATATGATGGGAATGGGACCTAAAATGATTAAAAGTGTGATGAAGAAACACAATGTTATGTCTTTACCTGCTCTTGTTGAATTGGCAAAAGAACAAGAAATAAAGCTTGTAGCATGCACGATGACGATGGATTTATTAGGTCTAGAAAAAGAGGAATTATTAGAAGGAATCGAATATGCAGGTGTGGCTGCTTATTTAGCTGATGCAGAAGATGGAAATGTGAATTTATTTATCTAATCCTCTTCTAGGCTCTTATTGTATATATTGTGGCTAGTTCATTCGATTTTTGATTAAACGGTTCATTTTCCTGTTGATTTCCATCAAAAGCAGACGAAAAGAGGACCTAAACAAAGCGATATCATCGTTTATAGACTGGTTCGAGCAGCAGCAAACTTTGCGAAAACAGTCAATTAAATTAAAAATATACCCCTTGTGGTAATTGGAGGTTTCAATATGAATACGATTGAATCAAATTTCGTCTTAGATGCAAAAGGGTTAGCTTGTCCAATGCCCATTGTGAAAACAAAAAAAGCAATGAAAAACTTAGAAGCTGGTCATGTTATTGAAATTCAAGCAACTGATAAAGGATCTAAAGCTGATCTTCAAGCGTGGGCAAGAAGTAATGGTCATGACTATCTTGGGATGATTGAAGAAGGAGATGTATTAATGCATTTTATTCGCAAATCAAGTGGAGAAGATACTGTTGAACGTAAACATGACACAGTGGTGGATAATCATGATTTAGCTAGCAAGTTAAGTGAAGAAAATGTAGTTGTTCTTGATGTGCGTGAAAAAGCAGAATATGCCTTTACACATATTCCAGGCGCTATTTCCATACCACT comes from Bacillus sp. 2205SS5-2 and encodes:
- a CDS encoding ATP-binding protein encodes the protein MISYAVCMANGGGGSVVFGIADKVQGIDNALIGIPFDIDIPALQKRIYEKTDPHLTPSFDDIYLKDGSVRLLIMNVFPGMPPYTTTDGAATIRQGKDCLPFTGTLRRQMIDSSGQVDFTSEVIYEDWNNLFSHSAMERIREFMSRERADDSLLSLSDEDLLKSIGGIKNGYFTKGSLLLVGKPDAIERLIPQHKWSYRKMLSDIDYSHRDDGTHAIPVALYELERYISVDNPMVTIESGLVHPEFSTYPTIALREALLNAFGHRDYRISGTIMLKQYRDKLVLTNPGQFIGGITPNNILHHPPVARNNHLMDLLDRLKLVNRSNLGVSRIFRSLLVEGKEPPIYREVGSNIELTFISSPLNKGFKNLVKQMVNEGNQIDVDHLLILQYLIRHEQIDTVIAAEVSQRSVEQARELLSKMYNDFNLLESVGRGKGRYYTLSRKAYELLKENMKYERQQSLDKEAVKIRVLSILKERTLTNKEIRQLTGMNSKQVQRLIKELEPDGVEVSGRGAGTKYVYNPPK
- the rhuM gene encoding RhuM family protein encodes the protein MQESATIRKNRIVQIEGKREVSFYNLEMILAIGYRVRSYRGTQFRQWATERLNEYLVKGFTMDDDDRLKELRNFGQDYFAELLERIRDIRASERRFYLKITDIYATTVDYDAKVEISKEFFATVQNKLIGDGSHSTFFMNRYIKRFHKNLMNN
- a CDS encoding transposase family protein yields the protein MDYLQPCPQCRGLDVIRKENAYQRKVRHLPAFGHRVFLFIPAIRMMCKHCEISFVWKYECVASGKSYTKQFEASLSYQVLGATVTHAAMVNRGRIRLYFLQKYGI
- a CDS encoding DUF2971 domain-containing protein, with translation MGELSYLYHYTSIETLALILKNKTIRFSSLSRVDDIEEQGTSDFGDLGRFCFVSCWTNETEESIPLWNLYTPNMTGVRIRLPISPFKTVVINPDGKHIKESFVTHPSLTSEKLSVHGYLLNPPYLANLFQVKYTDVRDKLNRKVLTAEKQETELENGSNRTGWGKTINLENIGIYKNIQWEFQKEYRYRFIIVPWTMNDLESAKSYEDQVRLIDRLETEELKKDFFDLDLNEQSMNDLEILIGPRANDAQRQIVKSLVNDLNPNAVIKESNLRIR
- a CDS encoding nitroreductase family protein, yielding MIFLELNDVIHGHRSIREYEDKEVSQELLDQILDAGIRASSSGNMQPYSIIVTKDKELKGKLYTAHMDQSMVVDAPILLTFCVDFNRMRKWLTLNDAPVHFDNFMSFMIGAIDATLVAQNCALAAEDAGLGICYMGSTLANCDQIGKLLNLPPNVVPIVGYSLGYPAENPAPRDRLPKHGLVHYDQYQDYSDEDIIAIYKERDEKGWKRYMDNPELKEMTERLGLKNLAEIYTIAKYTKESHHEFSQTVLNYLESQNFMKNG
- a CDS encoding GNAT family N-acetyltransferase, with protein sequence MMELSLKNGKLYIVREFKENDFDSIHNLNVEEEWSNLVKNKEDTKQAWIHSNIAFLVFDNNNLVGYLRGFTDENVTTFICELLVNKRYRGQGIGKELIKFVHNLYPKTRIDLLATKSSSSFYEENHYRAFYGYRKSIEEY
- a CDS encoding metal-sensitive transcriptional regulator; the protein is MEYSSQVKNRIKRVEGQLRGVLRMMEQEQDCKEVISQLSAAKTALDRSVGLIVSLNLVECVNDAQKSGKNTEELVNEAVNLLVKSR
- a CDS encoding sulfurtransferase TusA family protein; amino-acid sequence: MNAHKVLDAKGLACPMPIVKTRKAIKEIEAGQILEVQATDKGAKSDLTAWAKSTGHELLDFKEENDLFLFWIKKA
- a CDS encoding DsrE/DsrF/DrsH-like family protein; translated protein: MSETKTTNIILFSGDYDKAMAAYIIANGAAAYDHEVTIFHTFWGLNALRKEAMVPVKKGFIEKMFGKMMPRGADNLGLSTMNMMGMGPKMIKSVMKKHNVMSLPALVELAKEQEIKLVACTMTMDLLGLEKEELLEGIEYAGVAAYLADAEDGNVNLFI
- a CDS encoding sulfurtransferase TusA family protein; the protein is MNTIESNFVLDAKGLACPMPIVKTKKAMKNLEAGHVIEIQATDKGSKADLQAWARSNGHDYLGMIEEGDVLMHFIRKSSGEDTVERKHDTVVDNHDLASKLSEENVVVLDVREKAEYAFTHIPGAISIPLGELQSRAVELDKDKSIYVVCRSGNRSDMAAQLLAEKGFLNVINVVPGMSEWSGDVESSVN